One window of Desulfonatronum thiodismutans genomic DNA carries:
- a CDS encoding ATP-binding protein, whose protein sequence is MRVYETLILHLPAKTRFAAAAVAAAREYASAVGFDGRDLSRICLALEEAVCHAVSLGYGGERDMLRVTLGRTALGLQTSILSKGLPLDEEALPRFDPHRLQSEEDMTGMHAHLLRGMVDKAVFATLKGNRRKITLFINLPVGSAAHGQPDHAQQDPVSKDPALTTIIRPAGPEDAEGISRLALRAHGSLLFNADIYYPARVREMLEQGEMRSMVAVTPRGEILGHGALVDEAPGGLVEEMTYALVDRRVRGRHCSDELAAALLANARERDLHGLHALAVCNHVLSQRSALAVGFRECALLLGASPPSKSWSKAEKHSDAAQEPHRIANLQLILPLRPLPPAPLFVPRRHAAMIHRIREHLGMTGADAGRTSRTWGETGQNDLQGGNARIRVETDPKEGWAWIVVLDYGKDAVDRVARQQRRLCAQGLSVIFLMLPLDLPAAATMTQGFEEMGFFFSGITLCPQGRVHLALQCVNGDPGYDAVQVHSPFARELLDYVRACGSGRPAEETSCKKP, encoded by the coding sequence ATGCGAGTTTACGAAACGCTTATTCTCCACCTTCCGGCAAAAACGCGCTTCGCCGCCGCGGCCGTGGCCGCGGCCCGGGAGTATGCCTCGGCTGTTGGCTTTGACGGCAGGGATCTCTCCCGGATCTGCCTGGCCCTGGAAGAGGCGGTCTGCCACGCCGTCAGCCTGGGCTACGGCGGGGAGCGGGACATGCTGCGCGTCACCCTGGGCCGGACCGCCTTGGGGCTGCAAACAAGCATCCTGTCCAAGGGACTGCCCCTTGACGAAGAGGCCCTGCCCCGGTTTGATCCGCACCGACTGCAATCCGAGGAAGACATGACCGGCATGCATGCCCACCTGCTCCGCGGTATGGTGGACAAGGCTGTTTTCGCGACCCTCAAGGGCAACAGGCGCAAAATCACCTTGTTCATCAACCTGCCGGTCGGATCCGCGGCCCACGGTCAGCCTGACCATGCCCAGCAAGATCCGGTGTCCAAGGATCCCGCACTGACCACGATCATCCGCCCGGCCGGACCGGAAGATGCGGAAGGGATTTCCCGGCTGGCCCTGCGTGCCCATGGCTCCCTTCTGTTCAACGCGGACATTTATTACCCGGCACGGGTCCGGGAAATGCTCGAGCAGGGCGAAATGCGCTCCATGGTGGCGGTAACGCCGCGCGGGGAAATTCTCGGGCACGGGGCGCTCGTGGATGAAGCGCCCGGGGGGCTGGTGGAGGAGATGACCTACGCGCTCGTGGACCGACGCGTGCGGGGTCGACACTGCTCCGACGAACTCGCGGCGGCTCTGCTGGCCAACGCCCGTGAACGCGACCTGCATGGCCTCCATGCCCTGGCCGTCTGCAACCATGTCCTTTCCCAGCGATCCGCCCTGGCCGTCGGTTTTCGGGAATGCGCCCTGCTCCTGGGGGCCAGCCCTCCGTCCAAATCCTGGAGCAAGGCCGAAAAACACTCTGACGCTGCGCAGGAGCCGCATCGCATCGCCAATCTCCAGTTGATCCTGCCCCTGCGTCCGCTGCCTCCCGCCCCCCTGTTCGTCCCAAGGCGGCACGCGGCCATGATACATCGCATCCGCGAGCACCTGGGCATGACCGGGGCGGATGCGGGGCGCACCTCCCGGACATGGGGTGAAACCGGGCAAAACGATCTTCAGGGCGGCAACGCGCGGATCCGGGTGGAAACCGATCCCAAGGAAGGATGGGCCTGGATCGTCGTGCTGGATTACGGCAAGGACGCGGTAGACCGCGTGGCCCGTCAACAACGTCGGCTGTGCGCCCAGGGCCTGTCCGTGATATTCCTGATGCTCCCCCTGGACCTCCCGGCCGCGGCAACCATGACCCAGGGCTTCGAGGAAATGGGATTCTTCTTTTCCGGGATCACCCTCTGCCCCCAAGGCCGGGTCCACCTGGCCCTGCAATGCGTCAACGGCGACCCCGGATACGACGCAGTTCAGGTCCATTCGCCCTTTGCCCGCGAACTGCTGGACTACGTCCGGGCGTGCGGAAGCGGCAGGCCTGCTGAAGAGACCTCTTGCAAAAAGCCATGA
- a CDS encoding DUF4143 domain-containing protein, translating to MALSPSRSKVTAQDACLLYLVPREDVQGKRLLQFQEKIFLADHGIREAIYGHNQRDINQILENIVYIELLRRGYTVRIGKSNGKEIDFVAEKASQKIHIQVAYLIPDQAVAEREFSSLLAVRDNFPKMVLSLDRFDLSREGIIHKNLIDFLLDQDWPA from the coding sequence GTGGCTCTGAGCCCTTCACGTTCAAAGGTCACCGCCCAGGATGCATGCCTTCTTTACCTCGTGCCGCGTGAAGATGTGCAGGGAAAAAGACTACTCCAATTTCAGGAGAAAATTTTCCTGGCCGACCACGGCATCCGGGAAGCCATTTACGGACACAACCAGAGAGACATCAATCAGATTCTGGAGAATATCGTCTACATCGAGCTGTTGCGCAGGGGATACACAGTGCGGATCGGGAAGTCGAACGGTAAGGAGATCGACTTTGTCGCTGAAAAAGCATCCCAAAAAATCCATATCCAGGTCGCGTACCTGATCCCTGACCAAGCCGTGGCGGAACGGGAATTCTCATCGCTTCTGGCGGTTCGGGACAATTTTCCGAAAATGGTCTTGAGTCTGGACAGATTTGACTTGAGCCGGGAAGGCATCATCCATAAAAATCTCATTGACTTTTTACTTGATCAGGATTGGCCGGCGTAG
- a CDS encoding type II toxin-antitoxin system HicB family antitoxin produces MMNIMTYRGYTASMEFDPEDKIIVGRVRDIEDIITFHAESVGEFESIFHSTIDDYVTACEQLGSVPEKPASGRLMLRIAPTVHAAALKAAARSGSSLNKWAEHVLNAASRSGRKIQTLP; encoded by the coding sequence ATGATGAACATCATGACGTATCGCGGCTACACGGCAAGCATGGAGTTTGACCCCGAGGACAAGATCATCGTCGGCCGGGTTCGTGACATCGAGGACATCATTACCTTTCACGCCGAGTCCGTAGGGGAATTTGAATCCATTTTTCATTCCACCATTGATGATTACGTCACCGCTTGCGAGCAGCTTGGCAGCGTACCGGAGAAGCCCGCCAGCGGCCGACTGATGCTGCGCATAGCTCCCACGGTTCATGCCGCGGCATTAAAAGCCGCAGCCAGGAGCGGATCAAGCCTGAACAAATGGGCCGAACATGTTCTGAATGCCGCAAGCCGATCAGGACGGAAAATTCAAACCCTTCCGTAA
- a CDS encoding glycosyltransferase, whose product MEPMTKADLHVHSKYSKRPSQWVLQKIGCSESYTEPLHIYRMLRDKGMDLITITDHNTIEGSLDIAHLPDTFVSEEITAYFPEDRCKVHVLAYDITEAQHREIQKYRDNVFDLAGYLRRVEILHVLAHPLFSVNDKLTKAHFEQLLLLFKHFEINGARDEHLNINLKRILGGLSPEDIQRLENVHDRAALPPEPWIKHLTGGSDDHSSLNMARTHTVMPGRRDTADFLNGVRNGEAIPEGVSSSPQTLAHNLYSIAYQFYAQKFELRKHVNKDILLKFIDRNLYPGREEESGLLGSLHALWSQRIRPRIGPGSRRNPPEQLQDLLRYETARLIWNDPELMSIVRSSDNGREGQGKAWFSFVNRSANQVMKHSADHMLRKIAQGSIFNIFHSLGSAGALYTLLAPYFLSYSMFAHDRKFSREIREALAADKRMSREEQAGGREARDDARNGSRVDAAPRVAHFTDTYYEVNGVALTLQQQLSLAQATSKDMTIITCAPDEAVRAADGVQNFTPIGVFELPEYPELKLFYPPVLEMMRFCFDKEITHIHSATPGPIGLAALALAKLMHLPIYGTYHTSLPQYTQCLTQDFAMEELMWRFTLWYYDQMDLVFAPSHATANELIAKGLRPEKVRVYPRGIDIERFHPSKRNGFYEKRFQLRDETKLLYVGRVSKEKNLHVLEQAFRDLARERNDVRLIIVGDGPYREEMERNLGGTPAVFTGYLDGEALAQAYASADVFVFPSTTDTFGNVVLEAQASGLPVIVSAEGGPQENLIPDQTGFIVPSTTAQAYRQAMTTLLDNPDLLQKMSAQARNYMENRSFGRSFDQVWAYYGQTG is encoded by the coding sequence ATGGAACCGATGACCAAGGCCGATCTGCACGTCCACTCCAAGTACTCCAAGCGTCCGTCCCAATGGGTGCTGCAAAAGATCGGATGCTCGGAAAGCTACACCGAGCCGTTGCACATTTATCGCATGTTGCGGGACAAGGGCATGGACCTGATCACCATCACGGACCACAACACCATCGAGGGCAGCCTGGACATCGCCCACCTGCCGGACACCTTTGTCAGCGAGGAGATCACGGCCTACTTCCCCGAGGATCGCTGCAAGGTCCACGTCCTGGCCTACGACATCACCGAGGCCCAGCACCGGGAAATCCAGAAATACCGGGACAACGTCTTTGATCTGGCCGGGTATCTGCGCCGGGTCGAAATCCTGCACGTCCTGGCCCACCCGCTGTTCTCGGTCAACGACAAGCTGACCAAGGCCCATTTTGAACAGTTGCTGCTCCTGTTCAAGCATTTCGAGATCAACGGGGCCCGGGACGAACACCTGAACATCAACCTGAAGCGCATTCTTGGAGGTCTCTCCCCGGAGGACATCCAGCGCCTGGAGAACGTCCACGACCGGGCCGCCCTGCCTCCCGAGCCCTGGATCAAGCACCTCACCGGCGGCTCGGACGACCACAGCTCCCTGAACATGGCCCGGACGCACACGGTGATGCCTGGACGCCGGGACACAGCCGACTTTCTGAACGGCGTCCGAAACGGCGAGGCCATTCCGGAGGGCGTTTCCTCCTCTCCCCAGACTTTGGCCCACAACCTCTACAGCATCGCCTATCAGTTCTACGCCCAGAAATTCGAGCTGAGAAAACACGTCAACAAGGACATTCTGCTCAAGTTCATCGACCGCAACCTGTATCCGGGCCGGGAGGAGGAATCCGGGCTGCTGGGCTCCCTGCACGCCCTCTGGTCCCAGAGGATTCGCCCCAGAATCGGACCCGGCTCCCGTCGCAACCCTCCGGAGCAGCTCCAGGACCTGCTACGCTACGAGACGGCCCGGCTGATCTGGAACGACCCGGAACTTATGTCCATCGTCCGCTCCAGCGACAACGGGCGGGAGGGTCAGGGCAAGGCGTGGTTCTCCTTCGTGAACCGCTCCGCCAACCAGGTCATGAAGCATTCAGCGGACCACATGCTGCGCAAAATCGCCCAGGGCAGCATCTTCAACATCTTCCACTCCCTGGGCTCGGCCGGAGCCCTGTACACCCTGCTGGCCCCCTACTTCCTCTCCTACTCCATGTTCGCCCACGACCGGAAATTCAGCCGGGAAATTCGGGAAGCCCTGGCTGCGGACAAAAGGATGTCCAGGGAAGAGCAAGCTGGAGGGCGGGAAGCCCGAGATGATGCCCGGAACGGGTCACGCGTGGACGCCGCCCCCCGGGTGGCCCATTTCACGGACACCTACTACGAGGTCAACGGCGTGGCCCTGACCCTTCAGCAGCAGCTTTCCCTGGCCCAGGCCACCAGCAAGGACATGACCATCATCACCTGCGCCCCGGACGAGGCGGTCCGGGCCGCGGACGGCGTGCAAAACTTCACCCCCATCGGCGTCTTCGAACTGCCGGAATACCCCGAATTGAAGCTGTTCTACCCGCCGGTGCTGGAAATGATGCGCTTTTGCTTTGACAAGGAAATCACGCACATTCACTCCGCCACCCCGGGCCCCATTGGCCTGGCCGCCCTGGCCCTGGCCAAGCTGATGCACCTGCCCATCTACGGCACCTACCACACCTCCCTGCCCCAATACACCCAGTGCCTGACCCAGGACTTTGCCATGGAAGAACTGATGTGGCGGTTCACGCTCTGGTACTACGACCAGATGGACCTGGTCTTCGCTCCGTCCCACGCCACGGCCAACGAACTGATCGCCAAGGGCCTGCGCCCGGAAAAGGTCCGGGTCTATCCACGGGGCATCGACATCGAGCGCTTCCACCCCTCCAAGCGCAACGGTTTCTATGAAAAGCGCTTCCAGCTTCGCGACGAGACCAAACTGCTCTACGTGGGCCGGGTGTCCAAGGAAAAAAACCTGCACGTCCTGGAGCAGGCCTTCCGGGATCTGGCCCGGGAACGGAACGACGTGCGGCTGATCATCGTGGGCGACGGCCCGTATCGGGAGGAGATGGAGCGCAACCTCGGCGGCACGCCCGCGGTTTTCACCGGCTACCTGGACGGCGAAGCCCTGGCCCAGGCCTACGCCTCGGCGGACGTCTTCGTCTTCCCCAGCACCACGGACACCTTCGGCAACGTGGTCCTGGAAGCCCAGGCCTCCGGCCTGCCGGTGATCGTCTCCGCCGAAGGCGGACCCCAGGAAAACCTGATTCCCGACCAGACCGGATTCATCGTCCCCTCCACCACGGCCCAAGCCTACCGCCAGGCCATGACCACCCTGCTGGACAACCCGGACCTGCTTCAAAAAATGAGCGCCCAGGCTCGAAACTACATGGAGAACCGCTCCTTTGGCCGATCCTTTGATCAGGTCTGGGCTTATTACGGGCAAACAGGGTGA